A portion of the Cryptomeria japonica chromosome 5, Sugi_1.0, whole genome shotgun sequence genome contains these proteins:
- the LOC131876228 gene encoding uncharacterized protein LOC131876228: MSDIEVFEEEEDTMPPKAMNSEAIKKLVEELLEEKLKEAEQSKEKGKADEDESEEEIDEDAKEMEKLAPNQKMFLNSLKSVNRDNVESLPTYGGSLNGEEVLDWIEALNNHFEYKEVPEEKRVSLAKSRLKGSALLWWTVVQEERTNEGKKKITSWERMKNKIKEQFLPIDYEV, from the coding sequence ATGTCAGACATAGAAGTctttgaagaagaagaggacaccATGCCTCCTAAGGCAATGAATTCTGAAGCCATCAAAAAGTTGGTAGAGGAGTTacttgaagagaaactcaaagaggCCGAGCAGtctaaggagaaaggcaaggccGATGAAGATGAGTCAGAGGAAGAGATTGATGAAGATGCCAAAGAAATGGAGAAGTTGGCACCTAATCAGAAGATGTTCCTAAATTCTTTGAAGTCAGTGAATAGAGATAATGTGGAGAGTTTACCTACCTATGGTGGTAGCCtgaatggagaagaggtgcttgatTGGATTGAAGCACTCAATAaccattttgaatacaaggaagttcCTGAGGAGAAGAGAGTGAGTTTGGCAAAGTCTAGACTCAAAGGGTCAGCCTTGCTATGGTGGACAGTAGTGCAAGAAGAAAGAACGaatgaagggaagaagaagataacttcttgggagaggatgaagaatAAAATCAAAGAGCAATTCTTGCCCATTGACTATGAGGTCTAG